Part of the Methylophaga nitratireducenticrescens genome is shown below.
TGACCATCAACCAGCATATAACGCATCGAGAACGGCTGAGCCATACGAACCATCGTGTCGTAAACAGCAGTATCACCATGCGGATGATATTTACCGATAACGTCACCGACGATACGAGCAGATTTTTTGTATGGGCTGTTCCAGCTGTTTCCTAATTCACGCATGGCATATAAAACACGACGGTGAACAGGTTTCAGGCCGTCCCGGACATCCGGTAAGGCGCGTCCTACGATAACGCTCATGGCGTAATCGAGGTAGGACTGTTTCATTTCATCTTCGATACTGATCGAGTCCAGTTCCAGAGCAATCTCAGACATTTAATATTCTTCCAAAATGAACAAAAGCAAGCCTAGCTTGTTGAAGTTTCAGACAAAAATTTCAGCTGCCAAAACCCGAACAGATGCTAACCATCACAAAGGAGTAATCCTACCACTCTGAGCGATTTCCTGCACGTTTATAAGATACTGCTAGGGTGTACCAGCTTTATCAAAATAATCGCTCAAATCCTGCTCCAACGTCGCGAGAATTTCTTCCAACGCATTTTGCCAGCCAGTTACAACGGTTTGCGGGGTTGTTTCATCAATCGATGCATCAACACGAAAACCGGTTTGAAACAGCATCTTGCTGCGATCAGCATCGCCAGGGCTCATGAAAAACTGCATTTCTAAAACAGCCTGCGGCGGATACTCAGCGCGCTCATCACCATAAAGTTTGGTGACTGCCGCTTCCAGTACCAAATCCGCTGGTTGAGAATCATCGGTAATGACATCGCTGAATAAACCACTCTTGGATAACCAGCGTTGTAATTGGGAAGTAAACATCACTTGCGGATCGGTGAGTAACAAATGCCCCGCCTGTGGTTGATATTCATTGTCGCCAATACGAAACACAATATTCTCGGTACGATAATGGGGTGCTATACGAATGGGTTTAATACGCAAAACCCTGTTCTGGGCAAACTGCGCAGCAACATTACCTCGATCGACATCAACAATATAAAACCGCGGTTGCATATCGTCAGCTTCTTTATCTCCACCACCAAAGCCAAAACAACCGGTCAATAAACTGAACAGAACGAAAACCAGCACTCTCTGCCATCTGTGAATCACGAAATGTTGTACTCCTGAAGATTTCTGGGAAATTGCATTACAGATCTTGTAATTGGTGTCGTTATAATACTGGTGGTGACCATCCCTTCTCAAATAATTTAGGCGTCAGATGGACGAGATAAAAAACAAGATCCGCGATATCGCAGATTTTCCCGAACCCGGTATTTTATTCAAAGACATCACACCATTAATGCAATCCCCTGTCTTACTGCGTCAGGCCGTTGAATTGCTGATTGCACCCTATCAAAATTCCAATGTAACTGCCGTCGCTGGTATGGAAGCACGGGGCTTTATTTTTGGCTCACTCGCCGCCTCAATGCTAGAGGTCGGATTCATTCCGCTGCGCAAACCCGGCAAACTTCCTCACACGACCCATAAGGTCGAATACCAATTGGAATATGGTGAAACCAGCCTTGAAATTCATGCCGATGCGCTGGCTGAAAATGACAATATTTTAATTGTTGATGATGTACTGGCCACCGGTGGCACGGCCAAGGCCAGTTGTGAATTAATCCAATTACTGGGTGGTAATGTGGTTGGCTGTGCATTCCTGATGGAAATTACAGGACTGAATGGCCGTTCTTTACTGACTGACGTTAACGTACACAGCGTAATCCAATACTGATGAAGTTTTTACTGTTTTTATTATTTGCCTCTCCCGTTGTCGCTGACACGGTCTATCAATCTGCTGTGCACGAAGCAACATGGCAAACTGAAGCATCCCCGCTTTCCTGCGCGATAAGTCATGATATCACTGACTTTGGTAAAACCGTTTTTCACCGCGAAAATGGTGAGCCGCTTCAACTTTCAATATCCACTGCAGATCACCGTGCTTCCCAGAACACTGCTGAATTGATGATCATTAATACGCCCTGGCAATTCGACCAGGTCAGCCAAAAGTTAATGACTCTGCCAGTAACTTATGGACAACGCGAGTTTATCGTAGAAGGCAATGCAGCGAGAAAAGCCCTGGCAGCCTTGCAGCAAGGTCAGTTTGTTCAACTAAAGTATGCCTCGCAAAGCAGTGTTCAACCGGTCAGTGTAATTCTGACTAATGTGCAATTCCTGCCCGCCATGCGTGAGTTTCAGGAATGTTCAGACAAAATGCATCCTGATAGCTTTAATGATTTACAGCAATTCAGTGTCTATTTTGAATCGGAAAAAGCTATCCTCGACAATAGTGCCTCCCAACGGATGAAACGGTTGGCTGAGTACCTTAAAGTGGATGAAAGTATCTCGCGAATCATTATCGAATCACACACCGACAGCTTTGGTCGCCGAGAACTGAATACCGAGCTGTCAGATAAACGGGCGCAAGTGGTGAAAAACTTTCTGATAGAACAGGCTGAAATCGACGAAGCCATTATCGAAACGCATTCTTATCGTGATAACAAACCTATTGCAAGCAACAAAACACCAGAGGGTCGCGCCCAAAATCGCCGCACGGAATTACGTTTAATTCGCTGAATCACGCCATAAAGTCAGTAAATCATGGGTGACTTGTTGATAATCAGCGGCTTTGGTAATCGCCGAGATCATTGCCACTGAACCCACACCGGTTTTATGTAACGCTGTGGCACGCGGCAGATCAATGCCACCAATCGCCACTAATGGCGTATGCCCATGTAATAAACGTATCCATTCTGCTAAGCGATCAAAGCCTTGTGGCTGCCACGGCATCTGTTTGCTGTCTGTTTCGAAAATGGGACCTAAAGCAATATAACTGGGGTTCACCGCTAACGCTCTGGCCAGTTCCCAATATGAATGGGTTGAAATCCCCAGCCGCAACCCGGCCTGTTCAATTTCCAGCAAATCAGCATCATGCAAATCTTCCTGCCCCAGATGCACACCGTAAGCGCCATTATCGATCGCCATACGCCAGTGATCATTCACAAAAAACTGAATATCACTATATTGATTCGAGATATCCACTGCGCTGGCAATTTCTGCATTGAGAAAAGCGTTATCTGATTGTTTTAAACGTAATTGGAGGGTTTTGATGCCAATGGTTAATAAACGATTAACCCAATCCGCACTATCGACCACCGGATAGATTCCCAATCGATGCGGACAATCCGGAAAACTGAAGCTTTTACCAATCAGATCCGGGGTGTAACTCAGCCTGGGGATGTCGCGAAGCTCAAAGGGTTGCCGTTGGTGGGAAAACAACTGATAAGGGCCCAGTGACTGTGATTCTCGAATCCCGCGATTAATATAACTACGCGATAAAATCACCGCATCACGGATATCTTCGCCCTGGGCCAGATAACACGCCAGACTCGATGCCAGCACACAACCGGTACCGCGAACATTTTTATTCAGTCGTGGCTGATAACAATAAAATTGACTAAACGCATTGGCAAAATAATCTGATACAAAGCTTTGATCACCATGGCCACCTTTGACCAGGCAGGCAGATAAACCATCCTCAATCAACTGACGAACCTGCTTCTCCACTGACCAAGCTGAATTCGCTGAGATATACTGCATCTCTGGCAGGTTTGGCGTCAGCAAAGTGATCTTCGGTAACACTGAATTGCGAACAAAATCCATTACTTCAGGTGCAGCCTGTTCTCCACCACTTGTTGCAGCCATCACTGGATCCATCACCACCGGCACATCATGAATTGTCAGAATCCGTTCAATCGCCTCGGCGATCTCAAGATTTGGAATCAAACCGATTTTGATTGCTGCAATTTCAAAGTCAGCAATACAGCTTTCGTATTGCTTGAGAAATTTCTCAGCAGATAATGGATTTAGCGCCCGCATACCAGTTTGGGTCTGTTCGGTCACACAGGTCATCAATGGCACCGGATGAAAACCATGATGGCTGACAGTTTGAATATCCGCCGTCAGCCCAGCACAGCCTTGTGGATCCAGTCCACCAATTAATAAGATTGCAGTTTGCGGTATTTGCTCAGCCATGTTGCTGCCAGATAGGTTGATCCAGAATCGGTGTACTGGGCTTGGCAGAATCACGCTTTGGCATAATGCCCGCTTCATACGCCAGACGTCCGGCATTGATGGATTGTTTAAAGGCTTCGGCCATTAACACCGGTTCCAGCGCTTCGGCCACGGCGGTATTTAACAGAATGCCGTCATAACCGAGTTCCATCGCCTGCACAGCATCAGAAGGTTTGCCGATGCCAGCATCAACCAGTAAGGTGATTTCTGGCAGGCGTTCTCTTAATGTTCTCAAGGCATAGGGATTGAGCAATCCTTGACCTGTGCCAATCGGCGCGCCCCAGGGCATTAATACTTCACAGCCAGCATCAGCCAGTTTCTGACAGAGCACCAAATCATCGGTGCAATAGGGAAATACCTTAAAACCATCGGCAATCAGAATTTTAGTGGCTTCCAGCAAGGCAAACGGATCAGGTTGCAGATTAAAACTGTCGCCCAGCACTTCCAGTTTAATCCAGTCTGTTTGAAACAGCTCTCTAGCCATATGAGCAGTTTGAACAGCCTCTTTAACGCTATAACAGCCCGCCGTATTAGGCAGTAAATGCCGGTTCAACGCTTCTATCAGATGCCAGAACTGTTCACCATTTTTTGACTGCGAGAGCGTTTGTCGACGCAACGATACTGTAATAACGTCAGCATTCGAGGCACGAATCGCATCTATCATAACGTGTGGTGACGGATACAAAGCCGTACCAATCAATAATCGGCTTGAAAGTTCCTGGCCATATACTTGCCAACTTGATGCTTGCATTTTAACCTCCACTAATGGGTGAAATAATATTAACTTGGTCACCCGGATTAATTTTCCGCTCAGCCCAATAAGACTTGGGCACAATTTCATCATTGAGCAGCACAACAAAACGACTGTTGGCCATTTTTTGTTGTTGCAGAAAAGCGGCGATCGTTTGATTGTTGTCAATCGCAACAGATTCGCCGTTAAACTGAATCTGTAGCTGTTCAGACGCCATACAATGCCCCGAAATGAACTTGCTGTTTATTGCCAGCCAACAAAGTAAGCAGATCATCAACCAAGGCGGGCCCGAACAAATAACCATGGCGGTATAAGCCGTTGATGTGATAACCCCATTCGGTCTGCTTGATAGTCGGCAGATTATTGGGTAATCCGGGACGACAATGAACAGACATTTCCAGAATTCGTGCTTCGGCGAAGCCTTTATGCAAGCTATATAACGCTGACATCAATTCCAGACCACTACGCAAGCTGACAGGGGACATATCATCGCTTTCAATCATTGTCGCCCCGAGAATATATTCATGATCAGCTCGGGGAGCGATATAAAAGGGATAACGGGGATGCATTAACCGAACGGTATGTTTGAGATTAACCTCTGGTGCATGCACTCGTATCACTTCACCACGTACACTTCGCAGTTGTTTCAAATCAGCTCGTGCACCATTACCACGGCAGTCAATCACGGCATCAAAATGATCTGCCGGTTTACCAAAATAGCGTTGGCATAAACTGTCGATATTTTTCTTAGTAAGCTGTTCAATCGCTTCACATTGATACCACTCACAGTTTTTTTCCAATAAAGCGGTGATGTGACGATAAAACTGTCTGTTATTCAGACCGGCTTCCTGCTCGAACAAGATTGCCTGGTCAAATGTGTCTGCAAGCTCAGGCTCACGTTGTGATATGCCATCATGATCCAAAGCAATATATTCAGAAGCACCGAGAACATGATCCGCTCTTCGCCGGAAGCGTGACATTTCAGCCTGATCTCCCGCATAGGCGACCACTAAAGTACCCGTTTCTTGATAAAACACCGGCTCTGGTAAATCCTTTAACCAGCGCGGCCATAACTCATATGATCGCTGTCCAATTGTTTTAACCAACGCTTCAGAACCAACCGCTTCACTCGAAGGTGAAACCATACCTGCAGCGACATAACCGGCACTATCACGACCTTCACGATCATCCTTGGATAAAATTGCTACTTCATGGCCGGCTTGAAGTAAACGCCAGGCAGTCAGCCGTCCAACCAGACCACTTCCAATTACCAGATAATGACTCATCTCTTATTTTCCTCAAATTTGGTGATAAATTTTGCTGCCGCCGGCCTTAAACTCTTCTGACTTCTCGGCAAAGGCTTCTTTCACATCATGTGAAATCTTCATTGAGCAGAATTTCGGCCCACACATGGAACAGAAATGTGCCACTTTGGCTTTGGGTTGCGGCAGGGTTTCATCATGGAAAGCTCGTGCAGTATCCGGATCTAACCCGAGGTTAAATTGATCTTCCCAACGGAATTCAAAACGTGCTTTGGAAATCGCATCATCACGTTCATGTGCTCCAGGATGACCTTTCGCCAAATCGGCGGCATGGGCTGCAATTTTGTAAGTAATGATGCCAACTTTAACGTCATCTTTATTCGGCAAACCCAGATGTTCTTTAGGCGTCACGTAACACAGCATCGCCGTACCAAACCAGCCAATCATCGCCGCACCAATGCCCGAGGTAATATGGTCATATCCCGGTGCAATATCGGTGACCAATGGTCCTAAGGTATAGAAAGGCGCTTCGTGGCAGACTTCCAATTGCAGATCCATATTTTCCTTGATCTTGTGCATTGGCACATGGCCCGGTCCTTCAATCATTACCTGCACATCATGTTTCCAGGCAATATGGGTTAATTCACCCAGAGTACGCAGCTCGGCAAACTGGGCTTCATCATTGGCATCAGCCTGTGAACCCGGACGCAAACCATCACCCAGCGAGAACGACACATCGTAGGCTTTCATGATTTCGCAGATATCTTCAAAGTGCGTGTACAAAAAGCTTTCTTCGTGATGCGCCAGACACCATGCCGCCATAATCGAACCGCCACGCGAGACAATGCCAGTGGTGCGATTGACCGTCAGTGGAATATGTGCCAGACGAATACCGGCATGAATCGTAAAGTAACTGACGCCCTGCTCGGCCTGTTCAATCAAGGTGTCGCGAAACACTTCCCAGGTCAGATCTTCGGCAATGCCATTTACTTTCTCCAATGCCTGATACAACGGCACAGTACCGATTGGCACTGGTGAGTTACGAATAATCCATTCGCGGGTCTGGTGAATATGTTTACCAGTCGACAAATCCATTACTGTGTCACCACCCCAACGGGTGCTCCAGACCATTTTTTCGACTTCTTCTTCAATCGAAGATGTGGTGGCAGAGTTACCAATATTGGCGTTGATTTTGACCAGAAAGTTACGACCGATAATCATCGGCTCAGCCTCAGGGTGATTGACATTGGCTGGAATAATCGCCCGACCTTCAGCGACTTCTTTACGGACAAATTCCGGCGTGATGTGATTCGGTTTATCGGCTGGCAATTCGCCTTTGGCTTGCAGTGCAGCACGCCCCATGCTTTCACGAATGGCGATATATTCCATTTCGGGCGTGATGATGCCCTGACGTGCATAGTGCATCTGGCTGACGTTTTTGCCCGGCTTGGCTTTGCGTGGCAGACGACGATTGGTGAACAGTGGAATATCAAATTCCAGACCATCCTGATCGCGGGTAAAGTTGGAACTGAAAGCTGGTAACACTTCGGTATCATCGCGTTCTTCAATCCATTGCTGACGGATCGGCGTTAAACCTTTTTCCAGATCGATGGTTTCAGTGGTATCGGTGTAAATACCAGAGGTGTCATACACCATCACTGGCGCATTTGGCTCACCCGGAAGATTGGGATCACGATTCGGTGTATCGGTCAGAGAAATTTGACGAAATGGCACCCGGATATCGTCACGGCTGCCGGTAATATAGATTTTTTCAGAACCCGGTAACGGCTGGGTAGTAATGCCACTACGGTCTTTAATATCAATGACTTTTGGATTGGCTGCTGACATCTGATTTCCCCTTTTTGAATAAAAAAGTCGGGGAAATGAAGACGTTGCGCTTACGCGAACAAGGTGATGGAGATACACGGCGGCTACAGTCAGACAATCAGACGTACCGGCATTCCGGCTTGTTTCCTACGGAGGTTCTAGCCTCTTCAGGTTCAACGGGTTTCATCTCAGCCATTTCTGAAAATTCAGAGTGGCACCCCGACAAGTGGAAATTATCTTAATCCACTAAATTGCCATTAAGCAAATCAGTGATTGAAAAATCAGATCATGGGATAGAGAAAAAAGCCCGCACAGCCTAGAACAACCAGAAGAAATAAGTATTTTGCAAAAGAAACTCTGGACATCATGTCCAGCAAATCCGGCGGTTGGTTTGCTGTACCAATGGGTCTACTGGCGCGTTTTAATCGCGAAGGTTTAGCCTTGGCGTTACTCTGCTGCTTTTCCCAATAGTAGTCCCGATCCTGTAAGCCCATAGCTAATCCCTCATTTGAGCGGTAAATAAAAATCAATATCGTTTGAATCGTATCTCAGATGTTATGATTTTGATGTAAATGATTAGGCTAATTAACGAACCGTTTCTCAAAACACAGATATTGATATGAGCAAAGATAAAAACATTGATGAGGAACTGGAATTATTTCGTACTGAAATGAGCGACGCCGAGCCTATCAAGCACGATAAATTACTGCATATCAAACCACCGCCTCAACCCAAAGTCAGAAAACATATCCCTAGCGATTTGGTAAATGATCAAAGTGAGTTTTCCAGTTTATTCGCCCCCGAAACGGTGGGGAACGAGGAATATCTGGAATACCGAGGCGACGGCATTCAAAACCGTCAATTCGCCAAACTCAAAAGTGGCAGAGTGCATCTCGAAGCCGAACTTGATTTACACGGCCTCACCTTAGCCAAAGCCGAACCCACCCTCTCCCATTTTCTCGAACAATGTCAGGAACAAAAGATCCGCTGCGTACGAATCATCCACGGCAAAGGCTGGGGCTCCCGTGATAACAAACCGGTTTTAAAAAGCAAACTCAATCACTGGCTCAGACAAAGTGATGCCGTACTGGCGTTTTGTAGTACAACGATTGAAGATGGGGGGACTGGGGCTTTGTATGTTTTGTTGAAAAGACAGTTTGAAAGATAAGTTTACAACCCTCCTTTTCAATTCATTAATTTTTGGCCATTGGCCTTTTAATTATCATTAAACTTTTGTTTATACGTTTTTTTATATACTATTCAAACACTTAGACAACTTGATCAAGCCTCGTTCAAATTAAATAGCCGCTTGATAATAATTATTATGTGGCCAACGGCCTTATTACCATACTGTTAACTCAAAAATATTTATGATCGAACAAGTTGTTAAAGAAGCGATCCTTTCCAGAATAGAGAAAGCTGAAAAAAAGCATGGGGTGCGAGTGCTCTATGCTGTTGAATCAGGTAGCCGCGCTTGGGGATTCGAATCGCCCAATAGTGACTACGATGTTCGCTTTATATATGCCCATCCCAAGGACTGGTATGTGGCTATTGATTTGGAAGATAAGAGAGATGTTATTGAATATCCGATTGTCGACGAAATCGACATCAATGGATGGGACATCAGAAAGGCTTTGAGGC
Proteins encoded:
- a CDS encoding ABC-type transport auxiliary lipoprotein family protein, with amino-acid sequence MIHRWQRVLVFVLFSLLTGCFGFGGGDKEADDMQPRFYIVDVDRGNVAAQFAQNRVLRIKPIRIAPHYRTENIVFRIGDNEYQPQAGHLLLTDPQVMFTSQLQRWLSKSGLFSDVITDDSQPADLVLEAAVTKLYGDERAEYPPQAVLEMQFFMSPGDADRSKMLFQTGFRVDASIDETTPQTVVTGWQNALEEILATLEQDLSDYFDKAGTP
- a CDS encoding FAD-dependent oxidoreductase, which gives rise to MSHYLVIGSGLVGRLTAWRLLQAGHEVAILSKDDREGRDSAGYVAAGMVSPSSEAVGSEALVKTIGQRSYELWPRWLKDLPEPVFYQETGTLVVAYAGDQAEMSRFRRRADHVLGASEYIALDHDGISQREPELADTFDQAILFEQEAGLNNRQFYRHITALLEKNCEWYQCEAIEQLTKKNIDSLCQRYFGKPADHFDAVIDCRGNGARADLKQLRSVRGEVIRVHAPEVNLKHTVRLMHPRYPFYIAPRADHEYILGATMIESDDMSPVSLRSGLELMSALYSLHKGFAEARILEMSVHCRPGLPNNLPTIKQTEWGYHINGLYRHGYLFGPALVDDLLTLLAGNKQQVHFGALYGV
- the thiC gene encoding phosphomethylpyrimidine synthase ThiC, encoding MSAANPKVIDIKDRSGITTQPLPGSEKIYITGSRDDIRVPFRQISLTDTPNRDPNLPGEPNAPVMVYDTSGIYTDTTETIDLEKGLTPIRQQWIEERDDTEVLPAFSSNFTRDQDGLEFDIPLFTNRRLPRKAKPGKNVSQMHYARQGIITPEMEYIAIRESMGRAALQAKGELPADKPNHITPEFVRKEVAEGRAIIPANVNHPEAEPMIIGRNFLVKINANIGNSATTSSIEEEVEKMVWSTRWGGDTVMDLSTGKHIHQTREWIIRNSPVPIGTVPLYQALEKVNGIAEDLTWEVFRDTLIEQAEQGVSYFTIHAGIRLAHIPLTVNRTTGIVSRGGSIMAAWCLAHHEESFLYTHFEDICEIMKAYDVSFSLGDGLRPGSQADANDEAQFAELRTLGELTHIAWKHDVQVMIEGPGHVPMHKIKENMDLQLEVCHEAPFYTLGPLVTDIAPGYDHITSGIGAAMIGWFGTAMLCYVTPKEHLGLPNKDDVKVGIITYKIAAHAADLAKGHPGAHERDDAISKARFEFRWEDQFNLGLDPDTARAFHDETLPQPKAKVAHFCSMCGPKFCSMKISHDVKEAFAEKSEEFKAGGSKIYHQI
- a CDS encoding adenine phosphoribosyltransferase, with protein sequence MDEIKNKIRDIADFPEPGILFKDITPLMQSPVLLRQAVELLIAPYQNSNVTAVAGMEARGFIFGSLAASMLEVGFIPLRKPGKLPHTTHKVEYQLEYGETSLEIHADALAENDNILIVDDVLATGGTAKASCELIQLLGGNVVGCAFLMEITGLNGRSLLTDVNVHSVIQY
- a CDS encoding thiazole synthase; this translates as MQASSWQVYGQELSSRLLIGTALYPSPHVMIDAIRASNADVITVSLRRQTLSQSKNGEQFWHLIEALNRHLLPNTAGCYSVKEAVQTAHMARELFQTDWIKLEVLGDSFNLQPDPFALLEATKILIADGFKVFPYCTDDLVLCQKLADAGCEVLMPWGAPIGTGQGLLNPYALRTLRERLPEITLLVDAGIGKPSDAVQAMELGYDGILLNTAVAEALEPVLMAEAFKQSINAGRLAYEAGIMPKRDSAKPSTPILDQPIWQQHG
- the thiS gene encoding sulfur carrier protein ThiS; protein product: MASEQLQIQFNGESVAIDNNQTIAAFLQQQKMANSRFVVLLNDEIVPKSYWAERKINPGDQVNIISPISGG
- a CDS encoding Smr/MutS family protein, with product MSKDKNIDEELELFRTEMSDAEPIKHDKLLHIKPPPQPKVRKHIPSDLVNDQSEFSSLFAPETVGNEEYLEYRGDGIQNRQFAKLKSGRVHLEAELDLHGLTLAKAEPTLSHFLEQCQEQKIRCVRIIHGKGWGSRDNKPVLKSKLNHWLRQSDAVLAFCSTTIEDGGTGALYVLLKRQFER
- a CDS encoding MotY family protein; the protein is MKFLLFLLFASPVVADTVYQSAVHEATWQTEASPLSCAISHDITDFGKTVFHRENGEPLQLSISTADHRASQNTAELMIINTPWQFDQVSQKLMTLPVTYGQREFIVEGNAARKALAALQQGQFVQLKYASQSSVQPVSVILTNVQFLPAMREFQECSDKMHPDSFNDLQQFSVYFESEKAILDNSASQRMKRLAEYLKVDESISRIIIESHTDSFGRRELNTELSDKRAQVVKNFLIEQAEIDEAIIETHSYRDNKPIASNKTPEGRAQNRRTELRLIR
- the thiE gene encoding thiamine phosphate synthase, with the protein product MAEQIPQTAILLIGGLDPQGCAGLTADIQTVSHHGFHPVPLMTCVTEQTQTGMRALNPLSAEKFLKQYESCIADFEIAAIKIGLIPNLEIAEAIERILTIHDVPVVMDPVMAATSGGEQAAPEVMDFVRNSVLPKITLLTPNLPEMQYISANSAWSVEKQVRQLIEDGLSACLVKGGHGDQSFVSDYFANAFSQFYCYQPRLNKNVRGTGCVLASSLACYLAQGEDIRDAVILSRSYINRGIRESQSLGPYQLFSHQRQPFELRDIPRLSYTPDLIGKSFSFPDCPHRLGIYPVVDSADWVNRLLTIGIKTLQLRLKQSDNAFLNAEIASAVDISNQYSDIQFFVNDHWRMAIDNGAYGVHLGQEDLHDADLLEIEQAGLRLGISTHSYWELARALAVNPSYIALGPIFETDSKQMPWQPQGFDRLAEWIRLLHGHTPLVAIGGIDLPRATALHKTGVGSVAMISAITKAADYQQVTHDLLTLWRDSAN